The genomic segment CGGCCAGCTCGGTCAGCTCGTCGTCCAGGGCGGTCCGGGAGGTGGGCAGCAGCAGTTCGTGCCAGCGGTCGACGTTGTCCGGCACGGCAAGATCTGACCAGCCCGCCCCCTCCGACGGGCCGAGCAGATCGCCGGCCGGCAGCGTCTCCACCGTAGCGGCCGCCGTCACCTGCAGCTCCTCGTGCGGGCTGTGCAGGTCGAAAGCGGTGACCACGGTGCCCCAGTAGTCCTCGTACCGGTAGGTGCGGGCCGGCGGCCACACCTCCACCCGGGCCTCCAGCACCGCCTGGCGGGCCTCGTTGCGGGGCGACATCCGGGCCTCGTTGTACGAGGAGGCGACCTTGCCCCCGTACGTGAAGCCGGTCTGGTGTTTGATCTTCAACCGCCAACTCGACACGCTCACGCGACCGCCTCCGGAAGCCAGGCGACCGCCTTGGTCTGCCGAAAGTAGCGGCGCGACACCGCGTCGTTCACCTGGGAGCAGGTCCGCTCCAGGCTGGTCAGCACCGCGCCGAGGTCGTCGAGGAGTTCGTCGGCGCCCCGGAACTCCAGACTGGTCCGGGCCCGGCCGACGATCCGCTGGGCGTCGGTGGCCACCCCGGCCCGGCCACCGGACTGGGCCGGGCCGGTGGGCGGCTCCAGCTCGGCCAGGCAGCTCTCGGCCCGGGACAGCGCCGCGAACACCGACCGCGGGAAGAGCCGGTCCAGCAGCAGGAACTCGGCCGCGTGCCGGTCGTCCAGCGACCCCCGGTAGGTGCGCAGGAAGGTCTCCCAGGCGCCGCAGGAGCGCAGCAGGGTCAGCCAGGACGGGATGCTGCCGCCGGCGCGCACGTGGGTGGAGAGCAGCCGGGCGGTCATGTCGACCCGCTCCACGCTGCGGCCCAGCACCAGGAAGAGCCAGCCCTCGTCCCGGCTCATGGTGGCGTCGGCGAGCCCGGCCAGCACCGCGCAGCGCTCCCGCACCCACCGGAAGAACGCGTGTACGCCCTGCTGTTCGACCCGGCGCCGGGCGTGTGGCAGGCCGTGCCAGGTGGAGTTCAGGCACTCCCACATCTCCGCGGAAACGGTCTCCCGGGCGCCCCGGGCGTTCTCCCGGGCGGCCCGCAGCGAACCGACCACCGAGCTGGGGTTGGCCTCGTCGAGGGCGAGCAGCCCGACCACCCGGGCCGCCGAGACGGGCCGCTCCGGCGGCGGCACCCCCATCACGGCGAGCAGCGACCGGCAGGCGGTCTCCTCGTCCACCCACGGGTCGGCGAGCATCCGGTGCAGGTGCACGTCGAGGATGCGGGCGGTGTCCTCGGCCCGCTCGACGTACCGGCCGATCCAGTAGAGCGACTCGGCGATCCGGCTCAGCATCCGCGCCCCTCCCCCAGCCGGGCGGCCTGCTGCTGTTGCTGCTGCTGGGCGGTCTCGGTGCCGGCACCCGGCCCGGGATCGGGGCTGCGCGGGGCGGGCACCGGGACGGCGCCCCGCTGGTCCGGGTCGGGGCCGATGGCCAGGTCGGCCAGGTCGTCGGCGCGCTCGCCCACCGGCGCCAGGTCGATCGGCTCGGCCGGGGCCGGCGCGGCGGCCAGGATCCAGGTGTCCTTCGAGCCGCCCCCCTGGCTGGAGTTGACCACCAGGGCGCC from the Solwaraspora sp. WMMD1047 genome contains:
- a CDS encoding alpha-E domain-containing protein; protein product: MLSRIAESLYWIGRYVERAEDTARILDVHLHRMLADPWVDEETACRSLLAVMGVPPPERPVSAARVVGLLALDEANPSSVVGSLRAARENARGARETVSAEMWECLNSTWHGLPHARRRVEQQGVHAFFRWVRERCAVLAGLADATMSRDEGWLFLVLGRSVERVDMTARLLSTHVRAGGSIPSWLTLLRSCGAWETFLRTYRGSLDDRHAAEFLLLDRLFPRSVFAALSRAESCLAELEPPTGPAQSGGRAGVATDAQRIVGRARTSLEFRGADELLDDLGAVLTSLERTCSQVNDAVSRRYFRQTKAVAWLPEAVA